The DNA region CGACGCGGATGACGTCGCCTTCCTGCACGCGGTACTGCTTGCCGCCCGTCTGAATGATTGCAAACATGCTTCTGCTCCTTCCTTGCCGCCCGGCCACCGGAACGCTGCCGGGGGGACGTCACGACCTGCATCGCTGCTCCGGTCTTTCCTGCTTCGCGCCCCTGCCTGATTCAGGCAGGTCACCAAGCAAGAACTGTACCACAACCGGGCGCGGTGGATCATGGGGGAACACGCCCGAACCGGAAGCGAAATCCGAGAACGGGTGGGCAGGCAACAGCGCAGGCCCGGGGGGCCCTTGGAGTGTGTTGCGTGCGTGTTCCCGTTCTGTAAACGTGTCCTCGCGGTACACGTGGACTCGCGATTGCCCAGGGGCCTGGGCGCGAGCCGGATTCCTGAAACCTCCGGGCGGCTAGAGGGCCGCTGCGACCACGAAGTATAGCAGAAGGCCTGCGGCCTCCGGGCTCAGCCCATCACGGACAGGTAGGCCCGCCAGGGGCCGACGGCGTCCCGGTACGTGCGGGCCATGGTGCGCGACACCTGCACGAGGTGCGCCAGATCATGGGCGGTCCAGGTGGCGATCAGCTGGCCCAGCGTGACCGGCCCGAACTCCGGGTGCCGGCCGGTGCGCGCCAGGTCCGCGGGCGTCAGGTGCAGGGCCCGCACGGCCGCGACGTTCTCCCCGCGCAGGCGGGTGAACTCGGCCAGCAGGTCGTCCACGCTGCGGTGCCCGTTGGCGTTCAGGTGCGCGAAGCGGTCGAAGGGCGCGAACGTGCCGGCCTCACCGTGCTCCAGGATCACGCGCAGCCGCGGCAGCCAGTTCACGCGTTCACCGTCCACCAGGTGCCCCAGCACGTCGAAGGGACTCCAGGTGCCCTCGCCCTCGTTCGCGTGCAGCCACCCCTCCGGCAGGCCGGACAGCAGGGCGGTGAGGGTGGCGGGCGTGCGGTCCAGCAGGGCCAGCGAGTGCTCCAGGTTCACGTCCATGCGGGGGGGCCTCCAGGGGGTGGGATTGCCCTTCAGTGTAGGGCGCCGCAACCCGCCGGGGCCCTCCCGCGTACTGGGAACGTGATCGCCCGTGTTCGCTTCATCTGGCGGGACGCCCTGGCGCTCCTGTACGCCATCCGTGACCACCGCACGCCGGGCCGCGCCCGGGGCGCGGCGGCCCTCGCGCTGCTGTACGCCCTGAGCCCGGTGGACCTGCTGCCGGACGTCGCGCCGCTGCTGGGATGGGGGGACGACGTGGTGATCGTGCCGACCATCCTGGCGCTGGCCGCCCGGTCCCTGCCGGCGCCCGTGCTGGCCGACGCCCGCGCCCGCAGCGCCCGGCTGGGCCGCCGCCTGCCCTGGCTGCTGCCGGCCCTGGGTGCCGTGCTGGTGCTGGGCGTGGCGGCGCTGATCTGGGGGCTGGTGCGGCTCCTGGGCGGCTGAGGGGCGCTCCAACGCCCCCTTAACCGGCGCGCCTAGACTGTCCCCATGCGCCTGCTGTTCGTCGAGGACGACCCCCGCATTGCCGAACCGACCGCGGACGCCCTGCGGGAGGCCGGGTACGCGGTCACCTGGGCGCAGACCGGCCCGGCGGGCCTGGAAGCCGCCATGCTGGGCGAGTACCCCCTGATCGTGCTGGACGTGATGCTGCCCGGCCTGGACGGCTTTCAGATCGCGCGGGAACTGCGCGAGGGCGGCGTGGATTCCGCGATCCTGTTCCTCACCGCCCGCGGCGAACTCACCGACCGGGTGGAGGGCCTGGACCTGGGCGGCGACGCGTACCTCGTCAAGCCGTTCGCGGTGCCGGAACTGCTGGCGACCCTGCGCGCCCTCGCGCGGCGCGAGCGGGGCCAGGGCGCGTCCCGCGTCACGTTCGCCGGGGGGCGCGGCACGCTGGACACTGTGGCCCGCACCGTGACCTGGGACGGGCAGGAGGTCGCCGTGACCGGCCGCGAGTACAGCCTGCTGGAAGTACTCGCGCAGGCCCCGGAACGCTGGTTCACGCGCGAGGACCTGCTGGACCGCGTGTGGGGCCCCGAGTTCGGCGGGGAGGCGCGGATCGTGGACGTGTACGTGCGGTACGTGCGGCGCAAACTGGCGCCGGAGGCGATCAGCAGTGAACGCGGCCGCGGGTACCGCGCGGAACGGTGAACGTGCCCCGGAGCCTTCCGTGAAGCTGACGCTGCGGGCACGCTTGGCCCTGTGGGCGGCCCTGGCGACCGGCGTGGCGGTGCTGCTGGTCGCGGGCGGGCTGTACTTCTCCGTGAACGACCTGCTGCGCCGCGCGCAGGAAGACCGGCTGCAGGGCAGCGTGACCGCCCTGCAGACCCGGCTGGAGGACGCCCTGCGGCGCCAGCCGGGCGCGGACCTGCTGGGGTACACCATCACCCCGGACCTGCTGGAACGCGTGGCGGATCAGGACGCGAGCACCCGGAACGTGGAGGTGCGCGTGCTCGTCCCCCAGGGCGGGCAGTGGGTGGTCGTGGCGACCACCGCGCGCTTTCCCGAGAACCTGAACGACCTGCGCGACCTGCGCCGGCCGGGCATCTTCGTGTCCGGCTCGCACCTCACGCTGTTCCGGCCCCTGCTGCGCGGGCAGGCGCTGATGCAGGTCGCGTCGGACGCCCGCGTCCTCGGGGACGCCGAGCGGGCCTTCACCCGCGCCCTGAGCGCCCTGCTGCCCCTGGCGCTGCTGCTGTCCCTCCTGATCGGCTGGATCGTCGCCGGGCGGCTGCTGCGCCCCGTGCGCGCCCTGGAGAACGCCGCCCGGCAGGTCGGCGAGGGCAGCGACCTGCGCCGCACGCTGCCAGGCGCCCATGAGCGCGACGAACTCGGGCGGCTGGCCTACACCCTCCAGAGCAGCTACGCCCGACTCGCCGACGCCCGCGACCGCGAACAGGCGTTCCTGCGCGCCGCCGCGCACGACCTGCGCAGCCCCCTGGCCGCCCTCACCGCCCGGGTGGAAGGCAGCCTCGCGCGCGACCGAGACCCGGACCGCTACCGCGCGGACCTGCGCGAGATCGGCACCGACATCACCCGGCTCTCCACCCTCGCCAACCACCTGCTGCTGCTCGCCCGCGACCCGGGCGCCATGCAGCACGCCCCTGTCCCCCTGCGCGACCTCGCCGCGGACGCCGTGGACCGCGCCCGCGAACTCGGCGAGCAGACCGGCGACCTCGCCGACGTGGACCTGATCGCCCCGACCCCCGTGACCGTGCCGGGCGACCGGGTGCTGCTGGGCCAGGCCATCTGGAACCTCACCGTGAACGCCGTGAAACACGCCCCCGGCGCCACCGTCACCGTGACCGTCGAATCTGCCGGCACTGGCGCCCGCGTGACCGTGCAGGACGACGGCCCCGGCGTGGACGCCGCCACCCTCGCCCGTCTGGGCGAGGCGTTTTACCGCCCGGACGCCAGCCGCACTGCCGACCCCACCGGCACCGGCGGCCACGGCCTGGGCCTCGCCCTGGCCCGCCGCGCCGCCGACCTGCACGGCGGCACCCTCACCCTGGACAGCGCGCCCGGCCGGGGCTTCCGCGCCACCCTGACCGTCCCCGGAACGCCCCCCGCCAACCTGCTACGCTCGGCCCGATGACCCCTCCTGAAGCCCTGGTGACCGCCCCGCGCTGGAGTGCCGTGGTGCTGGGCGGCGGCGACCCCGGCGACGCCTTCGCCGCCGCGCACGGCGTGAGCGTCAAACCCCTGATTCCCCTGC from Deinococcus ficus includes:
- a CDS encoding DinB family protein, coding for MDVNLEHSLALLDRTPATLTALLSGLPEGWLHANEGEGTWSPFDVLGHLVDGERVNWLPRLRVILEHGEAGTFAPFDRFAHLNANGHRSVDDLLAEFTRLRGENVAAVRALHLTPADLARTGRHPEFGPVTLGQLIATWTAHDLAHLVQVSRTMARTYRDAVGPWRAYLSVMG
- a CDS encoding response regulator transcription factor, which codes for MRLLFVEDDPRIAEPTADALREAGYAVTWAQTGPAGLEAAMLGEYPLIVLDVMLPGLDGFQIARELREGGVDSAILFLTARGELTDRVEGLDLGGDAYLVKPFAVPELLATLRALARRERGQGASRVTFAGGRGTLDTVARTVTWDGQEVAVTGREYSLLEVLAQAPERWFTREDLLDRVWGPEFGGEARIVDVYVRYVRRKLAPEAISSERGRGYRAER
- a CDS encoding YkvA family protein: MIARVRFIWRDALALLYAIRDHRTPGRARGAAALALLYALSPVDLLPDVAPLLGWGDDVVIVPTILALAARSLPAPVLADARARSARLGRRLPWLLPALGAVLVLGVAALIWGLVRLLGG
- a CDS encoding sensor histidine kinase, which codes for MKLTLRARLALWAALATGVAVLLVAGGLYFSVNDLLRRAQEDRLQGSVTALQTRLEDALRRQPGADLLGYTITPDLLERVADQDASTRNVEVRVLVPQGGQWVVVATTARFPENLNDLRDLRRPGIFVSGSHLTLFRPLLRGQALMQVASDARVLGDAERAFTRALSALLPLALLLSLLIGWIVAGRLLRPVRALENAARQVGEGSDLRRTLPGAHERDELGRLAYTLQSSYARLADARDREQAFLRAAAHDLRSPLAALTARVEGSLARDRDPDRYRADLREIGTDITRLSTLANHLLLLARDPGAMQHAPVPLRDLAADAVDRARELGEQTGDLADVDLIAPTPVTVPGDRVLLGQAIWNLTVNAVKHAPGATVTVTVESAGTGARVTVQDDGPGVDAATLARLGEAFYRPDASRTADPTGTGGHGLGLALARRAADLHGGTLTLDSAPGRGFRATLTVPGTPPANLLRSAR